The genomic region CTGATACTAACTAGAAAAGGGTCAAACGAGGATCTGGATCCTCTCCTAATAAACCTTTGCTAATATTTCCTAATAAGAAGATCTAGACCGTTCATTTTTCATAGACGGTCAAGATGTTAACAAGGCTATTTCTCATCTACTCTCTTATTACTGTCTCGATCAAATTCTCATCCCATTCTCTCTCTCTTTCGTCCCGGAAATCAATCTCGCCTCTGTTCGAACCTCTTCCCAACCTCCGGCTCCGGTGTGGAGGTGTCCTCCACGCAGAAGACCCATTTGCTCTGGGACCGAAATCTCTCTTTGACTCTTCTGATTACCGGTAGCTTGAATTGCGTTACATCAACAGTTGCCCAAAGTGGGACTGTGTTTCGTCTCCATAAAACTTGTTTTGAATTGCTTTTTGAAGGCACGAGCACGTTGACAATTATTCTGGTGATTGAGAGTTTTGTTGTTACTTCTGTTTTCGGCAGCATATTTCAGTGATATGTGTGTTGGTGCAATTGCGTGCCGACTTGAGAGGAATGAAGGTGGGGTTGTCTGTACATCATGACATTGATTTGGTGTTGGGATGTCCAGGATGTCCAGAAAGACTCATAATTCTGATATGCAGTACAAGTTTCTTGGATTCAAGTTTCTTTGATCTTTGTCACTTCTCATTTATGTTTGATTAGTCTAGTTGCAGACTTGCTAAATCATTAGAAGGCCGAGTCATGTGAGCATTTGTTATGTTTCTACAGACATGACTCTGCCTCTTTCCATTAAATCATTGTACCGAGACATGACTGTTAATTGAAATTTTTTGAAGTAAGTGGCACCATGTCTGCAGCTGAAGCATGCTTTAGTCGGAAAGTTCCTTAAACTTGATAAAAACCAATTTTGATCTGTGAGCATTAGATATTGAACTCTGAATCATAAAGTGTTCACATGACAAAAATCCAGATTTGGCTACCCTAATATACTAATTCATAGAAGACATAATTATGCTTTTGGAATTCAAAAAGGTTTACAATGGTTAGTTAGTGATTGTATCTCAACTGTGTGGAGTTCAGTATCATCTCCACTGATGCGGAACATAAAGCAAAAATATTAGTATCTTAAAGATCCATAGCCCACAAAAACAAAAATTAGAAGCTTAATGCCATGTACATGACCTCATCAAGCTATAATCTGGATGTGGTTGGTCATTGTACTTCAAGAGTTCAAGGCATCTAGCTGAACAGCTTCTTCTGCGCTAAACTAGAGCACAAATCATATACAGAGAAATAAGATGTCTTTTGTTGCATTCCGTCCAAAGCCAAGACATAAGCCTATCAAATAACCCACACAAAACGACCTCATTTGGATGGTCACCTGGTCACCCACTACTCGAACCGACCCTTCAACTCAAACCCTGCACAACTGAAGTCTCCGGCCATCCTGTTATGGGCTCAAAAATCTTCCGAGAAAAGGAGTCCTCAGTCCGGCGAGCTCGCTAGCCAGATATAGAGGGCCCAAGCCGCCGTGGAGGACACCAGAGCCGGAGGTTGAGAAGAGGTCCGGACGGAAGCAAGATTGATTTCGGGGACGAGAGAGAGAGAGAGAGAGAGAGAGAGAGAGAGAGAGAGAGAGANNNNNNNNNNNNNNNNNNNNAGAGAGAGAGAGAGAGAATGGGACGAGAATTTGAGGGAGAGTCGAGACAGAAATAAGAGAATAGATGAGAAATAGCCTTGAGTTAAGAGTATGAGAGATCTTAGCCGTCTATTGAAAATAAACGGTCTAGATCTTCTTATTAGGAAGTATTAGCAGAGGTTCATTATGAGAGGATCTGGATCCGTCAAATGAAACCCGAGGATCATTATTGGATGGATATTGTTTAAACTTAATTATTTTTAAGACGTTAAGTTTTAATTACAAAAAACTTCAATATAATTAAATATGATTTATTTTATATCTCTGATATGAAACCTTTTCGGTTGTTCCTGAAAGATCATATGCGTTAATCTATAGTTAGTTTTGTAGTGTTCAATTGTCTACAATGACAGACAGAGAAGATTGATTGCAAGTTGCATATTTCATTGTACACTACAGCTAAATTTTCGTGTGCACCTGTGTCGGTATATATTTTGGATGGATGACTCCACTCATGCAGCTAGGGCGGCTCCGGCTAGGGTACAGAAAATCCCTCTTTGAGATAGATATTCTGGAAGTTGGAATCATGGGATCATAATCAATAGGTTGGAAATTTCATTATTATTTCTCTTTCTTTTTGGAATTTTTCTTTTTTTGGAATTTAAATTTATTTCTCCTTCTTAATGGTGACTGTGAAGAACATTGAGATTATGACAATCTTATGTAATAGTGAAGGAATTATGTACAAGTGATTACTCTTTTCAACATGTAGCTTTGAATTGTTGTATTTTTGAATCTTATCAATGGTTTCCTTTTCCGTTTAATGGTTTTTTTATTGTTTGCTGCACAGAGGCTATAGAGAAATTGAAATTAAATGTCTTTTCAAATTAAATGTAAATATGTAATTTGTTTTTTTTCTTTTATTAATCAAATGAGCCACGTTTCAGCTACAAACGTGGGATAGTTCTGATACTTTCAGTGGTGGAGAGTCTCACGAATACAAGGGATACAAGGGAATCGTGACTTTCTGGGGTAATACCCACGACAGTAATGCCCATGTATGTTCCCATTAAATGTTGCTGCACAGTGACAAACAGCTTTCTCCACGAAAAAATGTGTGTAAAGGTGTCAATGCCCGCCAATAAGAAATGTGGGTGCTGCCTATATTTTTTGTAGTGATATGACAATACAGAAGGAGCTGTGTTCAAGATGGTTTTCCTTGTTTATTTACAGACAATAATAACATTAGATTGAGCTACATATATAATCAGCATCAGTATTTGAATTTTAGTCTTCTTCAATTTCAATCAGTCTTGTATAAATCCATATTCATAAGCATACATTAGTCAATAAACTAGAAAACAAATCTCATTTTAGTTCTGATGAAAAGCTCCATGCACTAGATGACATTGACCTTCCAATTCATTGAACAACGTCTTACGAAAAGTCTATAAACAGTAGAGCTTAGCTGTCGGCCAAACTGTTAGGAAAACAAACAGAAAGACCGAGGCAGAGGACATTGACTTGTGTTCGTCGGACTTCAAATGAATGTAAGTTCACGCACACACATATATGTATGTATGTAAAGTACAGAGCATTTCACATATTTTAAGCAGAGGAAATGAATATGAAGACCTCTCATGCGAAGCTATTTCCCCTACTTTTCATCCTTCTCAACTCAGCTTGGTCCATAGCTTCAAGCTCCATTTCTGAAAGCTTTGTGCAATGCCTTTCCTCCCACATTCAGAACTCTAACTCCAGTAATGAAATCATTCTCACCAGAACCAGTTCAGCTTATCCTTCAGTGTTAGAATCTTCCATACAGAACCTCAGATTCTCGAACAATTCCACACCAAAACCAGAGACCATCATAACTCCTTTTGATGAATCTCATGTTCAAGCAGCTGTAATTTGCTCCAAGAAAAATGGCCTACAAATAAGAAGCCGAAGCGGGGGGCACGATTACGAGGGCCTATCCTATGTGTCCAGAGCTCCTTTCATCATCATTGATCTGTTCAATCTCCGTTCCATCGATGTTGACATAGAGAATGAGAGTGCTTGGGTCAAATCAGGTGCTACTCTTGGAGAGGTGTATTACAGCATTGCACAGAAGAGTAAAGTCTATGGCTTTCCAGCAGCGACTTGTCCCACCGTTGGTGTTGGGGGACATATCAGTGGAGGTGGAATTGGAACCATGTTCCGAAAATATGGTCTAGCATCTGACAATGTCATTGATGCCAGAATTGTAGATGTTAATGGCAGAATTCTAGATAGAAAGTCCATGGGAGAAGAGCTTTTTTGGGCTATCAGAGGAGGAGGTGGATCAAGCTTTGGAGTCATTCTAGCATGGAAACTTAGACTGGTTCCTGTTCCCCTTACTGTAACAGTTTGCCACATTACAAAGACAAAAGAACAAGGCGCAACCAAACTTCTTTTGAAATGGCAAAACATTGCAGACAAGCTTCCTGAAGAACTTTTCATACGTCCAGTTATAAGAAGTGGTGACAAGACTATTACAGTTGAATTCGGTTCCGTGTTTCTTGGCCCGGTTGAGAAACTTTTCCATTTGATGCAGGAGAACTTCCCACAGTTGAGCTTAGGAAGAAGCCATTGCACCGAGATGAGTTGGATTCAGTCTGTTTTAGACTTTGCTGGCTACTCGATACACGAATCCTTAGAAATTTTGCTGAAGCGCCGGCAATTCAGCATTATCTTCAAAGCAAAATCAGACTTTGTGACTGAGCCCATCTCAGAAGCTGGCTTGGAAGGCTTATGGCAGAGGTTGGTTGAAGCAAACACATCCTTCATGATACTGACACCATATGGAGGAAAAATGAGTGAGATTTCTGATTCAGAAACTGCTTTCCCACATCGACGAGGAAACATATATGAAATCCAGTATATGGTTGTTTGGGATGATGGCAAGGATACTGAGAAGTATGTTGGATTTATGAGAAGGTTGTATGCATACATGGCACCGTATGTTTCAAAGTCTCCTAGAGCTGCCTATCTGAATTATAGAGATCTTGATTTGGGGAGGAACAATAATGGCAATACAAGCTATGCACAAGCAAGCATTTGGGGTTTGAAGTACTTCAAGAACAACTTCAGGAAACTTGTTCATGTTAAGACCTTGGTTGATCCTGGCAACTTCTTTAGGAATGAGCAAAGCATCCCAGTGTTTTCATCCGGTAGAAAGTAGAATGTCAACCAACAAATGGGCTTAGGTTCCAAAATAAAGTAATCTACAATAAAGCGATGGATTGGACTTAATTTCTCATTGCTTTAATTTATTGTTCCATCCATATGTATTTACTATTTATTTTTATGTGAAGAGAAATGAGGAGGGCTGGACGGGAATCTTTATTTATTTATTTTTTTTTTTTTGAAAAATGTGTTAATAACTCACACGTCTTACGTCTTTATATGTTAGTTAGGTTTGAAACTATGATATCAAAGTTGTTAGTTAAACACTTTAACCAACTAAGTCACGAGAACCTTAAGATCATTGTATTGTACGCATCTTTATCATGAAATCACGGTGTATTTGTATTAGCATGATCAAGTAAATAATGTGTTGCATGTATTGTTTTTATGACCAACTCATATATAATGTCATGCATATGCAGCGAACAGAGAGACCGTGACTTGTTCATTTTGTTGAGATAATGGAGATAACTAATCTAGAAATTTCTAAATAATCATAAATACGTTATTTTTAGAATGAAACTAGCATGAAATATGAATCTAGAACTAAAGTATGGATTAGCAGGATTGCAAGATACATTGTTTCCTTGTTTTGATTGATATGAGCAGAGGAAGTTGTATATGCTTACAACAAATTTCTCATTTAATATCTCTTTATCAGTATTATCCTTTTTTTTCTCTCATTTAATTTATGAAGTTTTCATTCATTTCATCAAACTTGGCAGTTTGAAATTTGGACCTTCTCACTTAATTAGACATTTATCTTACGTTTACTAATAAACAAGACGCTATCCGGTTGTTTTCGTTGTTGCTAAATGCTAAACATGTAAAGAGTTAGTATTGCCCCCACGAATTCAATTTATTTACGGATACATATTGGATGCGTATCAAGCCGTTTACCGCCGTACCTGACAGTATCTGAGAACATATTCTTAACCTACAGGTCGGCGGGTACATTCTGGTATGGCCGAAAATGGACGAAGACGGCAGAAAACAGCCTGATACGCGTCTGATACACATTCACATTCTTCATTGCATTTTCTATGACTTATCCATGTGAAACACAATCACAATAAAAGAATTGAAGGGTGACTATATATCGTGGATGTGAAACTTCAAATGCTCAAGTACTCGGAAAAAAAAAAAAAAACCCCTAATGCGCGGGGCACTCTCTGCTACACATACACCAAAAGAGTGTCGTTGCTCTTCTAATCCTAATTGATTATGATCGGAGTTCAACCCAATTTTCTTTCATCCCATCCCCAAGTCCTTCTGCCTCAACTTTAATCACCATGCCAAATTCCATTGACAGTGTCACGATGAGTTTCGTCGCATCACTCGCCCTTGCTGGCAAGGATGTCCTTGATGTTTCTCGCCGATTTGGAGCGACACAACGCCGCAATACGCAATCCTATTTGCTTGCCAAGCCTCTGATTCCAAAGCGAGTTGTTCCAGCAGATCTCCAACAGACTTTCAAGCATATTTGGACGCTAAATAGGAAATTCAAGGTTCAGGCTAGACCTGTTGGTTTGTTCCTCTTCTCGTTTGATCTCAAGCGTGATCGGAACCAAGTGCTATGGGGAGGATCATGGTA from Fragaria vesca subsp. vesca linkage group LG3, FraVesHawaii_1.0, whole genome shotgun sequence harbors:
- the LOC101306997 gene encoding tetrahydrocannabinolic acid synthase-like, with amino-acid sequence MNMKTSHAKLFPLLFILLNSAWSIASSSISESFVQCLSSHIQNSNSSNEIILTRTSSAYPSVLESSIQNLRFSNNSTPKPETIITPFDESHVQAAVICSKKNGLQIRSRSGGHDYEGLSYVSRAPFIIIDLFNLRSIDVDIENESAWVKSGATLGEVYYSIAQKSKVYGFPAATCPTVGVGGHISGGGIGTMFRKYGLASDNVIDARIVDVNGRILDRKSMGEELFWAIRGGGGSSFGVILAWKLRLVPVPLTVTVCHITKTKEQGATKLLLKWQNIADKLPEELFIRPVIRSGDKTITVEFGSVFLGPVEKLFHLMQENFPQLSLGRSHCTEMSWIQSVLDFAGYSIHESLEILLKRRQFSIIFKAKSDFVTEPISEAGLEGLWQRLVEANTSFMILTPYGGKMSEISDSETAFPHRRGNIYEIQYMVVWDDGKDTEKYVGFMRRLYAYMAPYVSKSPRAAYLNYRDLDLGRNNNGNTSYAQASIWGLKYFKNNFRKLVHVKTLVDPGNFFRNEQSIPVFSSGRK